A genomic stretch from Telmatocola sphagniphila includes:
- a CDS encoding ABC transporter ATP-binding protein, giving the protein MLKATGLCKTYHRHADTVKVLTDLSLEVADNEFLSIVGASGSGKSTLLHLLGTLDKPDAGTIELNRKRIDDLNSRERDLLRNNTFGFIFQFYHLLPELTMLENVMMPALIKGSIFNWLGRRKDARRKAEAIIDRVGLSSRKKHRPRELSGGEMQRTAIARALVSDPQVLFADEPTGNLDEDTGNQIIELLKSINREQGVTILMVTHNLELVSKTDRVVKMAGGHIVSDTPKLTDRSLKFQGTSDEQPSLYQRQAV; this is encoded by the coding sequence ATGCTAAAAGCAACAGGCCTCTGCAAAACCTACCACCGGCATGCCGACACCGTGAAGGTTCTGACCGATCTTTCCCTGGAGGTCGCCGACAATGAATTTCTCAGCATTGTTGGGGCCTCCGGCTCCGGCAAGAGTACGCTACTGCATCTATTAGGAACCTTAGATAAGCCCGATGCGGGAACGATCGAACTGAACCGCAAGCGCATTGACGATTTGAACTCGCGCGAGCGAGATCTCTTACGCAACAACACTTTCGGTTTCATATTCCAGTTCTACCATCTGCTGCCGGAACTGACGATGCTCGAAAACGTCATGATGCCCGCATTAATCAAAGGCAGTATCTTCAACTGGCTCGGACGGCGGAAAGACGCTCGCAGGAAAGCCGAAGCGATCATCGACCGGGTGGGCTTGTCCAGCCGCAAGAAGCACCGGCCGCGCGAGCTTTCCGGCGGCGAGATGCAGCGCACGGCCATCGCCCGGGCACTCGTCTCGGATCCCCAAGTCCTGTTTGCCGACGAACCAACCGGGAATCTGGACGAAGACACCGGCAATCAGATTATCGAGCTTTTAAAGAGCATCAATCGCGAACAGGGCGTGACTATTCTCATGGTCACGCATAATCTGGAATTAGTATCCAAAACAGATCGGGTTGTGAAAATGGCGGGGGGCCATATCGTAAGCGATACCCCTAAATTGACCGACCGATCCTTGAAATTCCAGGGAACTAGCGATGAGCAACCGAGTCTATATCAACGGCAAGCTGTATGA
- a CDS encoding ABC transporter permease: MYKFILCCRYLRTRFLALVCIVSVMLGVATLIVVNSVMSGFSTKLRDRLHKMISDVVIESPNVQGFPMSVERMLKKIQESPIGPEIEAMAPTIETVAMVQFRYPNGENGLRPVHIIGCNPKQLSAVGGFGQYLVQPERRIDPSFELTEEAKKRYDFLYPPAHKLPDLQKPPLGAPQANGDPPLPPVMPPPELDRSLPGIIVGYAMASYRDTDPDTGILQENFVIHPGDVMQIMTMGVGKENPEPVYSSFIVCDYMKTELGDQDSNFVFVDIDYLARLRGMDGSASTIQIKLKNYEHASHVVAELERLFPKSAGYFINRWEDKQSALLSAIDVERGILNILLFMIVGVAGFGILAIFSMIVVEKTRDIGIMKSLGASNRGIMCIFLSYGFLLGLVGSVLGSTLGVLITRNINVIEHKISEITHREIFPRSVYYFDEIPTNIQMTNVGLIDIGAIAIAVFFSILPALRAAWLNPVKALRFE, translated from the coding sequence ATGTACAAGTTCATTCTCTGTTGCCGGTATCTACGAACTCGCTTTCTGGCGCTGGTTTGCATCGTCAGCGTGATGCTCGGCGTCGCCACCCTGATCGTCGTCAATTCGGTCATGAGCGGCTTCAGCACGAAGCTACGCGATCGCCTTCACAAAATGATTTCCGATGTGGTCATCGAATCGCCCAATGTCCAGGGCTTTCCCATGTCGGTCGAGCGAATGCTGAAGAAGATTCAGGAATCGCCGATCGGCCCCGAAATCGAAGCGATGGCACCCACCATCGAAACCGTCGCCATGGTGCAGTTTCGCTATCCCAATGGCGAGAACGGACTTCGACCGGTCCACATCATCGGCTGCAATCCTAAACAGCTTTCGGCCGTGGGAGGATTCGGGCAATATCTGGTGCAGCCGGAACGGCGAATCGATCCCAGTTTCGAACTTACTGAAGAAGCCAAAAAACGCTACGACTTCCTCTATCCGCCGGCTCACAAGCTGCCGGATTTGCAAAAACCGCCACTGGGCGCCCCACAGGCTAATGGCGATCCACCGTTGCCGCCGGTGATGCCGCCGCCGGAATTAGACCGTTCGCTGCCCGGCATCATTGTCGGTTATGCGATGGCCAGCTATCGGGACACCGATCCGGACACCGGCATCCTTCAGGAAAATTTTGTCATCCATCCCGGCGATGTGATGCAAATCATGACCATGGGTGTGGGTAAAGAGAATCCGGAGCCGGTCTATTCCAGTTTCATTGTCTGCGACTATATGAAGACGGAACTGGGCGATCAGGATTCCAATTTCGTGTTCGTGGATATCGACTACCTGGCCCGACTGCGGGGAATGGATGGCTCGGCAAGCACCATTCAAATCAAGTTGAAGAATTACGAACACGCCTCGCATGTGGTGGCAGAACTCGAAAGATTGTTCCCGAAGAGTGCCGGCTATTTCATCAACCGCTGGGAAGACAAACAATCGGCATTGCTTTCGGCGATCGATGTGGAGCGTGGCATTCTCAACATCCTGCTGTTTATGATCGTCGGGGTGGCCGGGTTCGGTATTCTGGCGATCTTCTCCATGATCGTCGTCGAGAAGACCCGCGACATCGGCATCATGAAATCTCTGGGGGCTTCGAACCGGGGCATCATGTGTATCTTCCTCAGCTATGGGTTCTTACTCGGTTTAGTGGGCAGCGTGCTGGGAAGTACTCTCGGCGTGCTGATCACCCGAAACATCAATGTGATCGAGCATAAAATCAGCGAGATTACGCATCGCGAAATTTTCCCGCGCAGCGTCTACTATTTCGATGAGATCCCTACGAATATTCAGATGACGAATGTCGGGTTGATCGACATCGGGGCGATCGCCATCGCCGTGTTCTTCAGTATTCTGCCGGCATTGCGTGCCGCCTGGTTGAATCCGGTGAAGGCGCTGCGATTCGAGTAA